In Alteromonas mediterranea DE, a single genomic region encodes these proteins:
- a CDS encoding D-2-hydroxyacid dehydrogenase, with the protein MTVRGSKMIKLTILSDEAHEIAKALRDKLANNQTFRRGDGQPLIELECVTHRPDAVDAENVTVLLADPDLTASIIDKCSTLVWCQSTWAGNAPLLNATKTDYNLTGLKGIFGKLMREYVFAYLLQHARNTKAFEQNQRAGVPKWEASQRIPLHGQTLGVAGLGSIGQALIPVAHALGMKVVGLTRSGDNIKGVEKVYTPDTITAFANACDHVVNLMPDTPSTHNLLSNDFFSALKSHSVFINAGRGSAVDDEALLNALNSGAFAHAVLDVFREEPLDTTHPFWHHPNITITAHTAAESQPSDVADVFLDNAKRYLEGQPLKYQFDFSRGY; encoded by the coding sequence ATGACAGTAAGGGGTTCAAAGATGATTAAGCTGACAATTTTAAGCGATGAGGCTCATGAGATTGCTAAAGCACTTCGCGACAAACTGGCTAATAATCAGACGTTCAGACGAGGGGATGGCCAGCCACTTATCGAGCTTGAATGCGTTACCCATCGCCCTGACGCGGTCGATGCAGAAAATGTGACCGTATTACTCGCCGACCCCGACCTTACCGCTTCTATCATTGATAAGTGTTCAACATTGGTCTGGTGCCAGTCAACCTGGGCGGGTAACGCCCCGCTTCTCAACGCCACTAAAACAGACTACAACCTAACTGGGCTAAAAGGTATTTTTGGCAAACTTATGCGTGAATACGTTTTTGCCTATTTACTTCAGCATGCCAGAAACACAAAGGCTTTTGAGCAAAACCAGCGCGCCGGTGTGCCGAAATGGGAAGCGTCGCAACGCATTCCCCTACATGGCCAAACACTAGGCGTTGCGGGGTTAGGCAGTATAGGCCAAGCACTTATTCCTGTCGCCCACGCTTTGGGTATGAAGGTTGTAGGCTTAACGAGAAGTGGCGACAATATAAAAGGGGTAGAAAAGGTGTACACACCAGACACTATCACAGCGTTTGCAAATGCATGCGATCACGTAGTGAATTTAATGCCAGATACACCTAGCACCCATAATTTACTGTCTAATGACTTTTTTAGCGCACTGAAAAGCCATAGTGTTTTCATTAACGCAGGACGGGGCAGCGCAGTTGATGATGAGGCGCTGCTTAATGCGCTTAATAGCGGCGCCTTTGCCCATGCTGTGCTCGATGTATTTCGCGAAGAGCCGTTAGATACAACACACCCCTTCTGGCACCACCCTAACATCACCATTACCGCCCATACCGCCGCTGAGTCTCAGCCAAGTGACGTGGCAGACGTGTTTCTAGACAATGCCAAGCGCTACCTTGAAGGCCAACCACTTAAATACCAATTTGACTTTTCCCGTGGGTACTAG
- a CDS encoding glutathione S-transferase family protein, translated as MKLYGSTTSPYVRRIRIVLASTEHAFLNLQIFSGEDRELLVSRNPTLKVPCLEDDGQMIFDSRIIYNYLADKLDHEGLSWEEENQLTLIDAANDSFVQLMLLKRSDFDISQDKMYFRLQNERIEAVLSALSEQLDAGGFSGWTYPEICLYTMIDWVLFRELHDMKDYPQLLEFHEQHHNRIEVTATDPRS; from the coding sequence ATGAAACTGTATGGCTCTACCACCTCTCCTTATGTTCGCCGTATTCGTATTGTGTTGGCGTCTACGGAGCATGCGTTTTTAAACCTTCAAATATTCTCAGGTGAAGATCGCGAACTACTCGTCTCTCGTAACCCAACGCTTAAAGTTCCGTGCCTCGAAGATGACGGCCAAATGATTTTTGACTCCCGTATTATTTATAACTACCTCGCTGACAAGCTGGATCACGAAGGCTTGAGTTGGGAAGAAGAGAACCAGTTGACCTTAATCGATGCGGCTAACGATTCATTTGTACAGCTGATGTTACTCAAGCGTTCTGATTTCGACATTAGCCAAGATAAGATGTACTTCAGACTTCAAAACGAGCGCATTGAAGCAGTGCTTAGCGCATTATCCGAACAACTGGATGCAGGTGGCTTCAGCGGCTGGACATACCCAGAGATTTGCTTGTACACCATGATTGATTGGGTGCTCTTTAGAGAACTACACGACATGAAGGATTACCCTCAACTGCTGGAGTTTCATGAACAGCATCACAACCGTATTGAAGTTACCGCCACAGACCCTCGAAGCTAG
- the erpA gene encoding iron-sulfur cluster insertion protein ErpA: MSVETALPIEFSDAAAAKVKTLVSEEENPDLKLRVYVTGGGCSGFQYGFTFDEKVNEGDMTIEKDSVTLVVDPMSLQYLVGGVVDYVDGLEGSRFLVQNPNATTTCGCGASFSV, from the coding sequence ATGTCTGTAGAAACGGCGTTGCCAATAGAGTTTTCCGACGCTGCCGCAGCGAAAGTGAAAACCCTTGTTTCAGAAGAAGAAAATCCTGATTTGAAATTACGTGTATACGTAACAGGTGGTGGTTGTTCGGGCTTTCAATACGGCTTCACGTTCGATGAGAAAGTAAATGAAGGCGATATGACCATTGAAAAAGACAGCGTGACCTTGGTGGTTGACCCTATGAGCTTACAATATCTTGTAGGTGGTGTAGTGGATTATGTGGATGGGCTGGAAGGTTCTCGATTCCTAGTACAGAACCCAAATGCCACTACAACCTGTGGCTGTGGCGCAAGCTTCAGCGTTTAG
- a CDS encoding polyphosphate kinase 2 family protein: protein MIDGAKKPTTPSLFDDFGSSRFKSKDEYKNALVSYQEALFHVQQSYYHQKKRALIVFEGWDASGKGGAIRRLTEKLDPRGVSVFPVAKPAQSDQEKHFLYRFWKHIPPPGSLHIFDRSHYGRVLVERVNSLIERPIWQRSYREINEFEQTLSDNGVRIVKLFMHISSKEQRERFEERLHNPFKRWKLTEEDLHNRRMRNEYIAAANEMFKRTHTSYAPWHIINGEYKWQARIDVLETIVNALSEGVEVAPPPLDENLIAQASKQLDVDEALIAQARRSD from the coding sequence ATGATAGATGGCGCTAAAAAACCAACCACCCCAAGTCTTTTTGACGATTTTGGAAGTTCTCGTTTTAAAAGTAAGGATGAATACAAAAACGCACTTGTAAGCTATCAGGAAGCGTTATTCCACGTGCAGCAGTCCTATTATCATCAAAAGAAACGAGCGCTTATTGTCTTTGAGGGGTGGGATGCCTCGGGTAAAGGTGGTGCCATAAGGCGGCTAACAGAAAAACTAGATCCTAGAGGTGTTTCTGTTTTCCCAGTGGCTAAGCCTGCCCAATCAGATCAGGAAAAACACTTTTTATATCGTTTTTGGAAACACATCCCGCCCCCTGGTTCACTTCATATATTTGACCGCTCCCATTATGGTCGAGTGCTTGTGGAACGAGTGAACAGCCTTATTGAACGCCCTATTTGGCAGCGCAGCTACCGCGAAATTAACGAATTTGAGCAAACGCTGAGTGATAACGGCGTACGCATTGTAAAACTGTTTATGCATATATCATCTAAAGAACAAAGGGAACGTTTTGAAGAGAGGTTACATAACCCATTCAAACGCTGGAAGTTAACTGAAGAGGACTTACACAATCGTCGAATGCGAAACGAATATATTGCCGCCGCAAATGAAATGTTTAAACGCACCCACACGTCTTATGCGCCTTGGCATATTATTAATGGGGAATACAAATGGCAGGCGCGTATAGACGTACTTGAAACTATCGTCAACGCGCTAAGCGAAGGTGTTGAGGTTGCGCCTCCGCCTCTTGATGAAAACCTTATTGCCCAGGCTTCAAAGCAGCTTGATGTCGACGAAGCACTCATTGCGCAAGCTAGGCGTAGTGATTAG
- the minE gene encoding cell division topological specificity factor MinE translates to MGIFDLLKKKQKPSTAAVAKERLQIIVAHERKKRTEPDYLPMMQQEIIQVIRKYVTIADDQVSVQLDNNDECSVLELNVTLPDSNS, encoded by the coding sequence ATGGGCATTTTTGACTTACTCAAAAAGAAGCAAAAACCGAGCACTGCGGCGGTTGCCAAGGAGCGGTTACAAATCATTGTGGCCCATGAACGTAAGAAGCGCACCGAGCCTGACTATTTGCCCATGATGCAGCAAGAGATTATTCAGGTTATCCGTAAATACGTCACTATTGCCGATGACCAGGTGTCGGTGCAGCTAGACAATAACGACGAGTGCAGCGTACTAGAATTGAACGTTACATTACCTGATAGCAACAGCTGA
- the minD gene encoding septum site-determining protein MinD, translated as MAKIIVVTSGKGGVGKTTSSAAISTGLALAGHKTVVIDFDVGLRNLDLIMGCERRVVYDFVNVINKEASLKQALIKDKRTENLFILPASQTRDKDALTVDGVQAVLDELKKDFEFIICDSPAGIEQGAQMALYFADEAIVVTNPEVSSVRDSDRILGILQSKSMRAEKGEPVKEHLLLTRYNPSRVESAEMLSVADVEEILAIPLLGVIPESESVLKASNQGQPVILDEEANAGQAYADAVKRLLGETVPHRFLDAEKKGFFKRLLGGK; from the coding sequence ATGGCAAAGATTATCGTAGTAACCTCAGGAAAGGGAGGTGTGGGTAAAACCACATCAAGTGCAGCAATTAGTACAGGGCTTGCATTAGCAGGGCACAAAACCGTGGTGATCGACTTCGATGTGGGTTTGCGAAACCTCGATCTGATCATGGGCTGTGAGCGTCGTGTTGTTTACGATTTTGTGAATGTTATTAATAAAGAAGCGTCGCTTAAGCAGGCCCTTATTAAAGACAAGCGCACAGAAAACTTGTTTATTCTACCGGCTTCTCAAACCCGTGATAAAGATGCCCTAACCGTTGATGGTGTTCAGGCCGTACTCGATGAACTTAAAAAGGACTTCGAGTTTATTATCTGCGACTCTCCAGCAGGTATTGAGCAGGGCGCACAAATGGCATTGTACTTTGCTGACGAGGCCATTGTGGTTACAAACCCTGAGGTATCATCAGTGCGCGATTCAGACAGAATCCTGGGTATTTTACAAAGCAAGTCAATGCGTGCTGAAAAAGGCGAGCCGGTAAAAGAGCACCTTCTTTTGACCCGCTACAACCCGTCTCGGGTAGAAAGCGCCGAAATGCTGAGTGTTGCTGATGTTGAAGAAATACTCGCTATCCCACTATTAGGTGTTATTCCAGAGTCAGAATCAGTGCTAAAAGCATCGAACCAAGGGCAACCGGTTATTCTTGACGAAGAGGCTAACGCAGGACAAGCTTATGCTGACGCCGTTAAACGTCTGCTAGGCGAAACTGTTCCACATCGTTTCCTTGATGCAGAGAAAAAAGGGTTCTTTAAGCGTCTGCTAGGAGGGAAGTAA